A DNA window from Phaeobacter sp. A36a-5a contains the following coding sequences:
- a CDS encoding aspartate kinase, which produces MPVLVMKFGGTSVANLDRIRRAAKRVGVEVAKGYDVIVIVSAMSGKTNELVGWVNETSPLFDAREYDAVVSSGENVTAGLMALTLQEMDIPARSWQGWQVPLKTTSAHSQARIEEIPPENINAKFGEGMRVAVVAGFQGISPEGRITTLGRGGSDTTAVAFAAAFEAERCDIYTDVDGVYTTDPRICDKARKLDRIAFEEMLELASLGAKVLQTRSVELAMRYKVKLRVLSSFEEQSDEAGTLVCDEEEIMESNVVAGVAYSRDEAKLTVQSVADRPGIAAHIFTALSDAGVNVDMIVQDISAEGRTDMTFSCPTDQVARAEQALQAVKQKGELNYAELLADRDVAKVSVVGIGMRSQSGVAAKMFKVLSDEGINIKVITTSEIKISVLIDRKYMELAVQALHDAFELDKAA; this is translated from the coding sequence ATGCCCGTTCTTGTGATGAAATTCGGCGGTACATCTGTCGCCAATCTGGACCGCATCCGCCGCGCGGCGAAACGCGTGGGCGTTGAGGTGGCCAAGGGCTATGACGTGATCGTTATCGTCTCTGCCATGTCGGGCAAGACCAATGAGCTGGTCGGCTGGGTCAATGAGACCTCGCCGCTGTTTGATGCGCGCGAATATGATGCTGTGGTCTCCTCGGGCGAGAATGTGACGGCGGGTCTGATGGCGCTGACGCTGCAGGAGATGGATATCCCCGCGCGCAGCTGGCAGGGCTGGCAGGTGCCGCTGAAAACCACCAGCGCCCACAGTCAGGCCCGGATCGAAGAGATCCCGCCGGAGAACATCAATGCGAAGTTCGGCGAAGGCATGCGCGTCGCCGTGGTTGCAGGGTTTCAGGGGATCAGCCCCGAAGGCCGTATCACCACGCTGGGCCGGGGCGGGTCTGATACCACCGCTGTTGCCTTTGCCGCGGCCTTTGAGGCGGAGCGCTGCGATATCTATACCGATGTGGACGGGGTCTATACCACCGACCCGCGGATCTGCGATAAGGCGCGCAAACTGGATAGGATCGCGTTTGAAGAAATGCTGGAGCTGGCCTCGCTGGGCGCCAAGGTCCTGCAAACCCGCTCTGTTGAACTGGCGATGCGCTACAAGGTGAAGCTGCGCGTGTTGTCGAGTTTTGAGGAACAGTCCGACGAGGCCGGAACCCTGGTCTGCGACGAGGAGGAAATCATGGAATCCAATGTTGTGGCCGGTGTGGCCTATTCCCGTGACGAAGCCAAGCTGACCGTGCAATCGGTCGCCGACCGTCCCGGCATCGCGGCACATATCTTTACCGCGCTTAGCGATGCAGGTGTGAACGTCGATATGATCGTTCAGGATATCTCGGCCGAGGGTCGCACCGATATGACCTTCTCCTGCCCGACCGATCAGGTGGCGCGCGCCGAACAGGCGTTGCAGGCGGTAAAGCAGAAGGGCGAGCTGAACTACGCCGAATTGCTGGCTGACCGTGATGTTGCCAAGGTCTCGGTGGTTGGCATCGGTATGCGCTCACAATCAGGGGTTGCAGCCAAGATGTTCAAGGTGCTGTCGGACGAGGGCATCAACATCAAGGTGATCACCACCTCCGAAATCAAGATTTCGGTTCTGATCGACCGGAAATACATGGAACTTGCAGTGCAAGCACTGCATGATGCCTTTGAATTGGACAAGGCGGCCTGA
- a CDS encoding TrkH family potassium uptake protein: protein MLDLRPVGYVIGLLVAILGATMVFPLAVDLYDGQGEWPVFLESAVITILGGGLIALSCANGVREGLTIQQTFLLTTLVWVALPVFGAIPLMLGATELRFVDAFFEAMSGLTTTGSTVISGLDGLPRGLLLWRGILQWLGGIGIIVVAMVFLPELRVGGMQIFRSEAFDTMGKILPRAQAIAKQISLIYVGLTVACMVVYMLLGMQPFDALVHALTTCSTGGFSNYDASFGTFTGAPEYAASVFMILAALPFVRYVQMVNGHSKPLFRDSQIQTFLATILILVVVTACVLVYVFPHHPEQAVREALFNITSIISGTGYASVDYMQWGSFLVMLFFFIGLIGGCAGSTACSVKIFRYQLLFASIRVQIQRIHSPHGVFVPRYQGRAVDAEVLSSVISFFMFFVVTLGIVAWALALTGLDFVTAVSGAATAVANIGPGLGDRIGPAGNFSTLNDGAKWILSAAMLIGRLELMAVYAILTIRFWRN, encoded by the coding sequence ATGTTGGATCTGCGTCCGGTTGGATATGTCATTGGCCTTCTGGTGGCCATCCTTGGGGCAACCATGGTGTTCCCGCTGGCTGTCGATCTATACGACGGGCAGGGGGAATGGCCGGTCTTTCTCGAAAGTGCCGTCATCACCATCCTTGGCGGCGGGCTGATTGCGCTGTCCTGTGCCAATGGGGTGCGCGAGGGGCTGACGATCCAGCAGACCTTTCTGCTGACGACGCTGGTCTGGGTGGCGCTGCCGGTGTTCGGGGCGATCCCCCTGATGCTGGGCGCCACTGAACTGCGCTTTGTCGATGCGTTCTTCGAGGCGATGTCCGGCCTTACCACCACCGGCTCCACTGTGATTTCGGGCCTTGATGGTCTGCCGCGCGGACTGCTGCTGTGGCGGGGCATCCTGCAATGGCTGGGCGGCATCGGCATCATTGTGGTGGCCATGGTGTTCCTGCCGGAGCTGCGGGTTGGCGGCATGCAGATTTTCCGCTCCGAAGCCTTTGATACGATGGGTAAAATCCTGCCGCGCGCGCAGGCAATCGCGAAGCAGATTTCGCTGATCTACGTCGGCCTGACCGTGGCCTGCATGGTGGTCTATATGCTGTTGGGGATGCAGCCCTTTGACGCTCTGGTGCATGCGCTGACCACATGTTCCACCGGGGGTTTCTCCAATTACGATGCGTCTTTCGGCACCTTTACGGGCGCGCCTGAATATGCGGCATCGGTGTTCATGATCCTCGCGGCGCTGCCCTTTGTGCGCTATGTGCAGATGGTCAACGGCCATTCCAAGCCGCTGTTTCGTGACAGCCAGATCCAGACCTTTCTGGCCACCATCCTGATCCTTGTCGTGGTGACGGCCTGTGTGCTGGTCTATGTGTTTCCTCACCACCCCGAGCAGGCGGTGCGCGAGGCGCTGTTCAATATCACCTCGATCATCTCCGGCACCGGCTACGCCAGCGTTGATTACATGCAGTGGGGCAGCTTTCTGGTGATGCTGTTCTTCTTTATCGGGCTGATTGGCGGCTGTGCGGGGTCAACCGCCTGTTCGGTCAAGATTTTCCGCTATCAGCTGCTGTTCGCCTCGATCCGGGTGCAGATCCAGCGCATTCATTCGCCGCATGGGGTGTTTGTCCCGCGCTATCAGGGCAGGGCGGTTGACGCCGAGGTGCTGAGCTCGGTGATCTCCTTTTTCATGTTCTTTGTGGTCACGCTGGGGATCGTGGCCTGGGCGCTGGCGCTGACCGGGCTTGATTTTGTGACGGCGGTGTCGGGGGCGGCAACGGCTGTGGCCAATATCGGCCCCGGCCTTGGCGACCGGATCGGGCCTGCGGGCAACTTCTCCACGCTGAACGATGGGGCCAAGTGGATCCTGAGCGCAGCGATGCTGATCGGGCGGCTGGAGCTGATGGCGGTCTATGCCATTCTGACCATCCGTTTTTGGCGCAACTAG